In Nonomuraea sp. NBC_00507, the following are encoded in one genomic region:
- a CDS encoding TetR/AcrR family transcriptional regulator — MAEPSVRPKRRADAERSIARIVAAARKLLSSDPNAKTDDIAKAAGVGRMTLYGHFATRAELVDAALMEALRVGDAILSSVDLSGNAREAMSRLLASSWQVVAESAALLSAAEEVLPAGRVRDLHEEPVRRMTELIRRGQEQGVFRTDLPTTWLVNLVHYILHGAASEVRAGRLDPEEAADVVTKSVQSVLSVPRSEHPAINVGV; from the coding sequence ATGGCTGAGCCCTCCGTGCGCCCCAAGCGCCGCGCCGATGCCGAGCGCAGCATCGCCCGCATCGTGGCCGCGGCTCGCAAGCTGCTGAGTTCGGACCCGAACGCGAAGACGGACGACATCGCGAAGGCTGCCGGCGTGGGGCGGATGACCCTGTATGGGCACTTCGCCACCCGAGCCGAGCTCGTCGATGCGGCACTCATGGAGGCGCTGAGGGTCGGCGACGCGATCCTGTCGTCGGTCGATCTGTCCGGAAACGCCCGTGAGGCCATGAGCCGCCTGCTGGCGTCGAGCTGGCAGGTCGTGGCCGAGTCTGCGGCGCTGCTGTCGGCGGCCGAGGAAGTCCTTCCCGCGGGGCGGGTCCGTGATCTGCACGAGGAGCCCGTCCGGCGCATGACCGAGCTCATCCGCCGCGGCCAGGAGCAAGGTGTGTTCCGGACCGACCTGCCCACAACGTGGCTGGTCAACCTCGTCCACTACATCCTGCATGGAGCGGCTTCCGAGGTGCGCGCGGGGCGCTTGGACCCGGAGGAGGCCGCAGACGTGGTGACCAAATCCGTGCAATCAGTGTTGAGCGTCCCCCGCAGCGAACATCCGGCCATCAACGTCGGGGTCTGA
- a CDS encoding MFS transporter, with translation MNRPAIHPARWRILGLLGVAQLMLILDVTVVAIALPHIETELGLSREALTWTVSAYTLAFGGLMLLGGRIADLVGAKQVMLTGLLLFTAASLTTGLAESAAMLVGGRIAQGVGAALLSPAALSLVVALFDGEERNRALGVWSALGGGGAALGVLLGGLLTAGPGWSWVFYVNVPIGLVIAVVLAVLVPKQQPWSAQRPRLDVLGAILVTSATASLTYALIAAGERGWLTRLTGWLVLAAAVGYTLFVVWQRRARSPLMDVRLLVRRPVATGAFLILMATALMIAVFFLGTFYFQQAQGYDALQTGLLFLPVAVATMLGANLTGRLIGRWGGRVLAVAGLAVAAVGMAVPALSMHPVSVVIGVSVAASGTGAMFVVASATALGQVAAHEAGVASGIVSTFHEFGASLGAAVVSSVAAASLVGNTLSGFASGFTVAAIAAAAGIVIAALVTPGRPRPTDQVASSPS, from the coding sequence ATGAACCGACCAGCGATTCACCCCGCGCGCTGGCGCATCCTCGGCCTTCTGGGGGTGGCGCAACTCATGCTGATCCTCGACGTCACCGTCGTCGCCATCGCGCTGCCCCACATCGAGACGGAACTCGGGCTCAGCCGCGAGGCGCTGACCTGGACGGTCAGCGCCTACACGCTCGCCTTCGGCGGGCTGATGCTGCTCGGCGGCCGGATCGCCGATCTGGTAGGTGCCAAGCAGGTCATGCTGACCGGGCTCCTGCTCTTCACCGCGGCATCGCTGACCACAGGCTTAGCGGAATCCGCGGCCATGCTGGTGGGCGGCCGCATCGCGCAAGGAGTCGGCGCCGCCCTGCTGTCCCCCGCGGCGCTGTCCCTGGTGGTGGCCCTGTTCGACGGGGAGGAGCGGAACCGGGCGCTGGGCGTCTGGTCCGCGCTCGGCGGAGGTGGAGCCGCCCTCGGGGTCCTGCTCGGCGGCCTGCTCACCGCGGGACCCGGGTGGTCATGGGTCTTCTACGTCAACGTGCCCATCGGGCTGGTGATCGCCGTGGTGCTCGCCGTACTGGTGCCGAAGCAGCAACCATGGTCCGCCCAGCGGCCGCGGCTCGACGTTCTCGGCGCGATCCTTGTAACGTCTGCGACCGCGTCACTGACCTACGCTCTCATCGCCGCCGGAGAGCGCGGGTGGCTCACCCGGCTCACGGGCTGGCTCGTCCTGGCCGCGGCCGTGGGGTACACGCTGTTCGTCGTGTGGCAGAGGCGGGCGCGCTCGCCTCTGATGGACGTCCGGCTGCTGGTACGGCGGCCCGTAGCGACGGGCGCGTTCCTCATCCTGATGGCGACGGCCCTGATGATCGCGGTGTTCTTCCTCGGCACCTTCTACTTCCAGCAGGCTCAGGGATACGACGCGTTGCAGACAGGCCTGCTGTTCCTGCCGGTGGCGGTGGCCACGATGCTGGGGGCCAACCTGACCGGCCGCCTGATCGGCCGGTGGGGTGGACGCGTCCTGGCCGTCGCGGGCCTTGCGGTTGCGGCGGTCGGCATGGCCGTACCGGCCCTGTCGATGCATCCCGTCAGCGTCGTGATCGGTGTGTCCGTCGCGGCCTCCGGCACCGGCGCGATGTTCGTCGTCGCCTCGGCGACCGCGCTCGGCCAGGTGGCAGCCCATGAGGCGGGAGTCGCGTCCGGCATCGTGAGCACCTTCCACGAGTTCGGCGCCTCTCTCGGCGCCGCGGTCGTCTCGAGCGTCGCCGCCGCGAGCCTGGTCGGGAACACGCTGAGCGGCTTCGCCAGCGGGTTCACCGTGGCCGCCATCGCAGCGGCAGCCGGCATCGTCATCGCTGCCCTGGTGACACCCGGCCGTCCGAGACCCACCGACCAGGTCGCTTCCTCACCTTCATGA
- a CDS encoding GNAT family N-acetyltransferase, with protein MIEIRRATPDDAATVHDLIRGLAESQDQAWAVTVSVSDLKQLLTRPEVTYLIAEQDGQAIGYVSWLQRVSFWSGEDYLALDDLYVAGTERGRGVGEQLMRAAAEAAEGKLIRWEVAEANVAAQRFYTRIGAALVTKKIGRWQPK; from the coding sequence ATGATAGAAATCCGCCGTGCTACGCCCGATGACGCCGCCACCGTGCACGACCTCATCCGTGGACTGGCCGAGAGCCAGGACCAAGCCTGGGCCGTCACCGTGAGCGTCAGCGACCTGAAGCAGCTACTGACCCGTCCCGAGGTCACCTACCTCATCGCCGAGCAGGACGGGCAGGCCATCGGCTACGTCTCCTGGCTGCAACGCGTCAGCTTCTGGTCCGGTGAGGACTACCTCGCGCTGGACGATCTGTACGTGGCCGGCACGGAACGCGGTCGCGGCGTGGGAGAACAACTCATGCGTGCCGCCGCCGAAGCCGCCGAGGGCAAGCTGATCCGCTGGGAGGTCGCCGAGGCCAACGTAGCCGCGCAACGCTTCTACACGCGGATCGGCGCCGCCCTCGTCACCAAGAAGATCGGCCGCTGGCAACCCAAGTAG
- a CDS encoding SRPBCC domain-containing protein — MEHASIERELRIEATPEVVYKVISTPEHLQQWWPDEAELTPAPGATGFVAFGDTSTPDAKVAPLTVVEADPPRRFAFRWVYDEGQTAAPANSLLVTFELAPSGTGTLLRFTETGFTERFPEPAEREQCHRDHVTGWDRFLPRLVTYAARQVSVA; from the coding sequence ATGGAGCACGCGAGCATCGAGCGGGAGTTGCGTATCGAGGCCACGCCCGAGGTGGTCTACAAGGTCATCAGCACGCCCGAGCATCTGCAGCAGTGGTGGCCGGACGAGGCCGAGCTCACGCCGGCACCCGGCGCCACCGGGTTCGTCGCCTTCGGCGACACGTCCACCCCGGACGCGAAGGTCGCGCCGCTCACAGTGGTGGAGGCCGACCCGCCCCGGCGGTTCGCCTTCCGCTGGGTCTACGACGAGGGCCAGACCGCGGCACCGGCCAACTCGCTCCTGGTGACCTTCGAACTCGCCCCGTCGGGCACCGGCACACTGCTGCGCTTCACCGAGACCGGGTTCACGGAGAGGTTCCCGGAGCCGGCTGAGCGCGAGCAGTGCCACCGCGATCACGTCACCGGCTGGGACCGGTTCCTGCCCCGCCTTGTCACGTACGCCGCCCGGCAGGTGTCGGTGGCGTGA
- a CDS encoding ArsR/SmtB family transcription factor has product MSDTVDDDLWSALGDPTRRRMLDLLLDAGGGTATSLSEQLPVTRQAVTKHLRVLERVGLVHAAPSGRKRRYQVDEPRLARAVKQMSSVGAAWDARLQHIKQIAEAIQRSQQG; this is encoded by the coding sequence GTGAGCGACACGGTCGACGACGATCTCTGGTCGGCGTTGGGGGACCCGACCCGGCGGCGGATGCTCGACCTGCTGTTGGACGCGGGCGGCGGGACGGCGACCTCGCTCAGCGAGCAACTGCCGGTCACCCGGCAGGCCGTCACCAAGCACCTGCGCGTACTGGAGCGGGTCGGGCTCGTCCACGCGGCCCCGTCCGGACGCAAGCGCCGCTACCAGGTGGACGAGCCCCGCCTCGCCCGCGCGGTCAAGCAGATGTCGTCGGTCGGGGCAGCCTGGGATGCCCGGCTGCAGCACATCAAGCAGATCGCCGAAGCGATCCAGCGCAGCCAGCAGGGCTGA
- a CDS encoding SRPBCC family protein codes for MTTQSQGSQEMSTASTARTERGYSTSYQVEQSPEEVFAAILDVRAWWTGQIEGRADELGAEFTYRHPPQHYSLQRVVELEPGRRVVWRVTDSHLSFISEPGEWTGTEIVFDIVPATGGTELRFTHIGLMPDVECFGACSTAWLHYVNGSLRSLITTGEGLPDPW; via the coding sequence ATGACGACACAATCACAGGGCAGCCAAGAGATGAGCACAGCAAGCACGGCGCGCACCGAGCGCGGCTACTCGACGTCGTACCAGGTCGAGCAGTCACCGGAGGAGGTTTTCGCCGCCATCCTGGACGTCCGCGCCTGGTGGACGGGCCAGATCGAGGGGCGTGCCGACGAGCTGGGTGCCGAGTTCACCTACCGGCACCCGCCCCAGCACTACAGCCTTCAGCGCGTGGTCGAGCTCGAGCCGGGCCGCCGCGTGGTCTGGCGGGTAACCGACAGCCACCTGTCCTTCATTTCGGAGCCGGGCGAGTGGACCGGAACCGAGATCGTGTTCGACATCGTCCCCGCGACCGGCGGCACTGAGCTGAGGTTCACACACATCGGCCTGATGCCGGACGTCGAGTGCTTCGGCGCGTGCTCCACGGCCTGGCTGCACTACGTCAACGGCAGCCTGCGCAGCCTGATCACCACGGGAGAGGGCCTGCCCGACCCATGGTGA